One part of the Plasmodium brasilianum strain Bolivian I chromosome Unknown PB_00_02, whole genome shotgun sequence genome encodes these proteins:
- a CDS encoding fam-m protein encodes MEQRIKLLFFIKFSKFMLLIWICHFYNDISSFNNILEDNLNLIRKLEIRNYRLLAKYKKKKDLNIVSLKEDIADNRECEKKAIYNNENVFIKKKKQSNRCPLNKAQYYTEFVDYNNGIFDGKYFHFEKKWIKKKDYDSFLEKKRRMRDIKLKKIKFRSYGFGVFIFFLFFLFGIGLPILYGLNYLEKVLSPLDSLLQSDGVDAKMYSFLILFGIVIIILSVIILVSIPKILRNNEKYKKIKYMTERNE; translated from the exons atGGAACAAAGAATTaagttacttttttttattaagtttTCAAAGTTTATGCTTTTAATATGGATATGTCATTTTTACAATGATATA agctcctttaacaatattttggaagataatttaaatcttattagaaaattagaaataagaaattaccgattactagcaaaatataaaaagaaaaaggattTAAATATTGTATCGTTAAAGGAAGATATAGCAGACAACAGAGAGTGCGAGAAAAAagcaatatataataatgaaaatgtgttcataaaaaaaaagaaacagtCTAATAGATGCCCATTAAATAAGGCGCAATACTACACAGAATTTGtggattataataatggaatttttgatggaaaatattttcattttgaaaagaaatggattaagaaaaaagattatgattcttttcttgaaaaaaagaggagaatgagagatataaaattaaaaaaaatcaaatttaGAAGTTACGGATTTGGagttttcatattttttctttttttcttgtttggAATAGGATTACCCATATTATATGGATTAAATTATTTGGAAAAAGTGTTATCACCTTTGGATAGTCTTCTACAATCAGATGGAGTGGACGCAAAAATGTATTCTTTTCTAATACTATTTGGAATAgttatcattatattatctgtaataattttagtaTCAATTCCTAAAAtcttaagaaataatgaaaaatataaaaaaattaagtatatgACAGAGcgaaatgaataa